A genomic segment from Chitinophaga flava encodes:
- a CDS encoding DUF2279 domain-containing protein: MDKAGHIFSAYFEGKYSREMWRWSGLPRKQQIWIGGLSGFTYQSVIEVLDGFSEEWGFSWSDMGANAIGSALLISQELAWDEQRIQLKFSTHPATYPEGILDDKARQLFGQSFPARALKDYNAQTYWASVNLYSFNKNTWLPRWLNIAVGYGADGMYGGRDNTWTDAHGVKYDYSGIPRIRQFYLSPDIDFTKIRSRKKGIRVLFQVLNMMKFPAPTLEINSLGKVKLHAIYF; the protein is encoded by the coding sequence ATGGATAAGGCCGGACATATATTCAGTGCTTACTTCGAAGGGAAATACAGCCGCGAAATGTGGCGCTGGTCGGGACTGCCACGCAAACAACAAATATGGATCGGTGGCCTTAGCGGCTTCACCTATCAGTCTGTAATAGAAGTACTGGACGGCTTTTCGGAAGAATGGGGCTTCTCCTGGAGTGATATGGGTGCCAATGCCATTGGATCTGCACTACTCATCAGTCAGGAACTGGCCTGGGATGAGCAACGCATCCAGCTTAAGTTTTCAACACATCCTGCCACCTACCCGGAAGGCATACTGGATGACAAAGCCAGGCAGCTTTTTGGACAGTCTTTCCCCGCCAGGGCTCTGAAGGATTATAATGCCCAAACCTACTGGGCTTCTGTCAACCTGTATTCTTTCAATAAAAACACCTGGCTGCCCCGCTGGCTCAATATAGCAGTAGGATATGGAGCAGACGGAATGTACGGTGGCCGCGATAACACCTGGACAGACGCACATGGCGTAAAATACGATTATAGCGGTATCCCCCGTATCCGGCAGTTTTATCTCTCACCGGATATCGACTTCACCAAAATACGCAGCCGTAAAAAAGGCATCAGGGTATTATTCCAGGTATTGAATATGATGAAATTTCCTGCCCCTACCCTGGAGATCAATTCACTGGGCAAGGTAAAGCTGCATGCAATATATTTTTAA
- a CDS encoding sigma-54 interaction domain-containing protein, whose protein sequence is MDIQAIKNRFGIIGNSPALNYALQVAAQVANTDLTVLINGESGVGKEVFSQIIHALSARKHNPFIAVNCGAIPEGTIDSELFGHEKGSFTGAVDSRKGYFETVNGGTIFLDEIGEMPLGTQARLLRVLETGEYIRVGSSKVQKTDVRVIAATNRDLLERTQHGKFREDLYYRLNTVPIRVPALRDRKEDIPLLFRKFSVDFSEKYKTPSIQLDEEARQVLVNYPWRGNVRELKNIAEQISVLSSDKLVTSNDLKRFLPEIPEVNRLPMLAAPQQTPGAANDFASERDLLYKLFFDMKKDVTEVKKMFFDILQNPNMAHAQEYHHPENHVLHSYPASSEMTMPAPGINNPQPIILPDNKIDHHEEVEETLSIADKEKELIVKALKKHKGKRKDAALDLGISERTLYRKLKEYNIAE, encoded by the coding sequence ATGGACATACAGGCTATCAAAAACAGGTTTGGCATTATCGGAAACAGTCCCGCATTGAACTACGCACTGCAGGTGGCCGCTCAGGTGGCCAATACAGACCTCACCGTACTCATTAACGGGGAAAGTGGCGTTGGTAAAGAAGTTTTTTCCCAGATCATTCACGCACTGAGTGCTCGTAAACATAATCCCTTTATTGCAGTCAACTGCGGCGCTATTCCCGAAGGTACTATCGACTCCGAACTGTTCGGACACGAAAAAGGCTCCTTCACCGGCGCAGTAGATAGCCGTAAAGGTTATTTCGAAACTGTCAACGGCGGCACCATCTTCCTCGATGAGATCGGGGAAATGCCTCTGGGCACACAAGCCCGCCTGCTGCGTGTACTGGAAACCGGCGAATATATCCGCGTAGGCTCTTCCAAAGTACAGAAAACAGATGTACGCGTAATCGCCGCTACCAACCGCGATCTGCTGGAACGTACCCAGCATGGTAAATTCAGGGAAGACCTGTACTACCGTCTCAATACTGTTCCTATCAGGGTACCGGCGCTGCGCGACAGGAAAGAAGACATTCCCCTGCTGTTCCGTAAATTCTCTGTAGACTTTTCTGAGAAATATAAAACACCATCGATACAGCTGGATGAAGAAGCCCGTCAGGTGCTGGTTAACTATCCCTGGCGTGGTAATGTGCGTGAACTGAAAAATATTGCGGAACAGATCTCTGTGCTGTCATCCGACAAACTGGTGACCTCCAATGATCTGAAACGGTTTCTTCCTGAGATACCGGAGGTGAACCGCCTGCCGATGCTCGCCGCACCACAGCAAACGCCCGGCGCTGCCAACGATTTTGCCAGCGAAAGAGACCTCCTCTACAAACTTTTCTTCGACATGAAAAAAGATGTAACAGAGGTCAAAAAAATGTTCTTCGACATTCTCCAGAATCCAAACATGGCACATGCGCAGGAATACCATCATCCGGAAAATCATGTCCTGCACAGCTACCCTGCCAGCAGTGAAATGACCATGCCGGCACCTGGTATCAACAACCCGCAGCCCATTATTCTGCCGGATAACAAGATTGATCATCATGAAGAAGTGGAAGAAACCCTTTCTATTGCTGACAAGGAAAAAGAACTGATCGTAAAAGCACTGAAGAAACATAAAGGCAAACGTAAAGATGCCGCCCTCGACCTGGGTATTTCTGAAAGAACGCTCTACCGCAAACTGAAAGAATATAACATTGCCGAATAA
- the miaB gene encoding tRNA (N6-isopentenyl adenosine(37)-C2)-methylthiotransferase MiaB, producing the protein MLDQVTKVHDESRQGEAFAPEATENQSYSKKFYIESYGCAMNFNDSEIVASILNQEGFGATRDIEEANLILVNTCSIREKAELTVRKRLTEFNRLKKSTPGLLIGILGCMAERLKSKLLEEEKLVDMVVGPDAYRSLPALITEAGTGQKSVNVLLSREETYGDISPVRLDNNGVTSFVSIMRGCNNMCTFCVVPFTRGRERSRDAHSIVREATELFDNGYREVTLLGQNVDSYYWTSADDSETVTFPQLLERVALINPLLRVRFSTSHPKDITDEVLFVIAKYENICNYIHLPVQSGSTRVLQLMNRTYTREWYMKKVERIREILPDCGLSTDIITGFCTETEEDHQQTLDIMRFAFYDLAYMYFYSERPGTLAARRYQDDIPEDVKKRRLAEVVELHRQQSEANMKKDVGKTFKVLVEGTSKRSDEHLFGRNDQNKVVVFPRENFKKGEYVMVKVDSCTSGTLIGKAVQ; encoded by the coding sequence ATGCTGGATCAGGTTACCAAAGTGCATGATGAAAGCCGCCAGGGAGAAGCTTTTGCTCCCGAAGCGACTGAGAACCAATCATATAGTAAAAAATTCTATATAGAAAGCTATGGTTGTGCGATGAATTTCAATGACAGTGAGATCGTTGCATCCATACTCAACCAGGAAGGTTTTGGCGCCACCCGCGATATAGAGGAGGCCAACCTCATCCTGGTCAATACTTGTTCTATCCGGGAAAAAGCAGAACTGACCGTGCGCAAGCGTCTGACCGAGTTCAACCGGCTCAAAAAGAGTACGCCCGGACTGCTGATAGGTATACTGGGCTGTATGGCAGAGCGCCTGAAAAGCAAACTGCTGGAAGAAGAGAAGCTGGTAGATATGGTAGTAGGTCCGGATGCCTACCGTAGTCTCCCTGCCCTGATTACGGAAGCGGGAACAGGCCAGAAGTCGGTGAATGTGCTCCTGAGCCGGGAAGAGACTTATGGTGATATCAGTCCGGTTAGGCTGGACAACAACGGGGTTACCTCTTTTGTGTCTATCATGCGGGGTTGTAATAATATGTGCACCTTCTGTGTAGTACCTTTCACCCGTGGCCGCGAACGCAGCCGTGATGCGCATTCCATCGTGAGAGAAGCCACCGAACTGTTTGACAACGGTTACCGGGAAGTGACCCTTCTGGGCCAGAACGTAGACTCCTACTACTGGACCAGCGCTGATGACAGCGAAACCGTTACATTTCCCCAGCTGCTTGAAAGAGTAGCCCTCATCAACCCGCTGCTGCGTGTACGTTTCAGCACCTCCCATCCGAAAGACATCACAGATGAAGTGCTCTTCGTCATAGCGAAGTATGAAAACATCTGCAACTATATACACCTTCCAGTACAAAGCGGCAGCACCCGTGTGCTACAGCTGATGAACCGCACCTATACCCGCGAATGGTATATGAAAAAAGTAGAACGTATCCGTGAAATACTTCCTGACTGCGGTCTCTCAACTGACATCATCACAGGATTCTGCACCGAAACGGAAGAAGACCACCAGCAAACCCTCGATATTATGCGGTTTGCTTTTTACGATCTGGCATACATGTACTTCTACTCCGAACGCCCCGGTACCCTGGCTGCACGCCGCTACCAGGACGATATTCCGGAAGATGTCAAAAAAAGAAGACTCGCGGAAGTAGTGGAATTACACCGCCAGCAATCAGAAGCCAATATGAAAAAAGATGTCGGCAAAACCTTCAAGGTGCTCGTAGAAGGCACCTCCAAACGCTCTGATGAACACCTCTTTGGCCGTAATGACCAGAACAAGGTAGTTGTGTTCCCTCGTGAGAACTTCAAAAAGGGCGAATATGTAATGGTGAAGGTAGACAGCTGTACATCCGGAACACTTATAGGAAAGGCAGTACAGTAG
- a CDS encoding phosphoribosyltransferase family protein, with amino-acid sequence MESRNIILTQDIIQKKIERIAYEIYELNSDGTEIILAGIWDRGVIVARKIAAVLEQISPLKTRIISLHLDKQHPGEVKVSEDIDFNDKVVVVVDDVANSGRTMLYALKPLLAYLPQKIQTAVLVDRRHKSFPLSVDFVGYSLATTLQEMVLVEMSGEQIISAYLK; translated from the coding sequence ATGGAAAGCAGGAACATTATTCTTACACAGGATATCATCCAAAAGAAAATAGAGCGCATCGCCTATGAGATCTATGAGCTGAACAGCGATGGCACGGAAATCATTCTTGCCGGCATCTGGGACAGAGGCGTTATTGTGGCCAGAAAGATAGCAGCTGTGCTCGAACAGATTTCTCCGTTGAAAACACGGATCATATCCCTGCATCTGGACAAACAACATCCAGGTGAAGTAAAGGTTTCTGAAGATATTGATTTTAATGATAAGGTTGTAGTAGTGGTAGATGATGTAGCCAATTCAGGCCGTACCATGCTGTATGCGCTGAAGCCGCTGCTGGCCTATCTTCCCCAGAAAATCCAGACTGCTGTGCTGGTAGACCGCAGACACAAATCCTTTCCTTTATCAGTAGATTTCGTAGGTTATTCCCTGGCCACCACCTTACAGGAAATGGTATTGGTAGAGATGAGCGGCGAACAGATCATATCTGCCTACCTGAAATAG
- a CDS encoding YihY/virulence factor BrkB family protein gives MAFKPENIIFRSRPYRWLVNRSKTLFLPGFEGMPLYDVLKYFVQETKARGLGDRARAISFNFLLAIPPFFIFLFTLVPYVPVKNIEPTLYDLAQDLTPNYNTYMIVREMIHDFLYTHRNGLLSVAFLMGFFYSSNGVMGILRSFSKIQNAGFRKRKWWQNRLIALQLTVILVVLLLVTVALIIAQGATMRWLFNLIGVQNASLLRLIDIARWVLIIMLFYSINAVLYRIGAATTKKWKFITAGAAVATTCMILVTIGFSWFVNNFGNYNKIYGSIGTILILMLWIFFNSFILLVGFELNASIHALSDARHEQKADKQLVN, from the coding sequence TTGGCCTTCAAACCCGAAAACATCATCTTTCGCTCACGCCCCTACCGCTGGTTGGTAAACAGGAGTAAAACCCTCTTCCTTCCAGGGTTTGAAGGGATGCCCCTATATGATGTACTCAAATATTTCGTGCAAGAGACCAAGGCCAGAGGACTGGGAGACAGGGCCAGAGCTATCTCCTTCAACTTCCTGCTGGCCATTCCTCCTTTTTTTATCTTCCTGTTTACCCTGGTACCTTATGTGCCGGTAAAAAACATAGAGCCTACCCTCTATGACCTGGCTCAGGACCTGACGCCCAACTACAACACCTACATGATCGTCCGGGAGATGATCCACGACTTTCTCTATACGCATCGTAATGGCTTGCTGTCAGTCGCTTTCCTTATGGGCTTCTTCTATTCATCCAATGGTGTGATGGGCATACTCCGCTCTTTTTCCAAAATCCAGAACGCCGGCTTCCGCAAACGGAAATGGTGGCAGAACCGCCTCATCGCTCTCCAGCTCACTGTCATTCTGGTAGTGCTCCTGCTGGTGACAGTAGCGCTGATCATCGCACAAGGTGCCACAATGCGCTGGCTTTTCAATCTGATAGGCGTTCAGAATGCATCCCTGCTCCGCCTGATCGATATTGCCCGCTGGGTGCTGATTATCATGCTGTTTTACTCCATCAACGCCGTATTATACCGGATCGGCGCTGCCACCACCAAAAAATGGAAGTTCATCACCGCCGGCGCCGCCGTGGCCACTACCTGCATGATACTCGTCACCATCGGCTTTTCCTGGTTTGTGAACAACTTCGGCAACTACAACAAAATCTATGGCTCTATCGGTACGATCCTTATCCTCATGCTCTGGATCTTCTTCAACTCCTTCATCCTCCTCGTTGGCTTCGAACTAAATGCCAGCATTCATGCCCTGAGTGATGCCAGGCATGAACAAAAAGCTGATAAACAGCTGGTTAACTAA
- the lptE gene encoding LPS assembly lipoprotein LptE, which yields MTTSIRTFITLAIIALLGGCSVHYSTTGASIDQGASTVNVRFIENRAPITNPTISQKVTQKLRDKVTSQTRLIQVGDNEPRADYEFRGAITGYSFSNAAVTNVDKAATSRLNVTINITFIKRIGDKKGFTQSFTRSADFPASQLPSSVENNLLDNNIIPGIVDDIFNRAFANW from the coding sequence ATGACCACTAGCATCAGAACATTCATCACCCTGGCCATCATCGCCTTACTGGGTGGGTGCAGTGTACATTATTCCACCACCGGAGCCAGTATAGACCAGGGCGCCAGTACCGTGAATGTACGCTTTATAGAAAACAGGGCACCTATCACCAACCCAACGATTAGTCAGAAAGTCACACAGAAACTGCGTGATAAGGTAACCTCCCAGACCAGGCTTATACAGGTGGGCGACAATGAACCCCGTGCAGATTACGAATTCAGAGGCGCCATCACCGGCTATTCCTTTTCCAATGCTGCCGTTACCAATGTTGACAAGGCCGCCACTTCCCGTTTGAACGTAACCATTAATATTACGTTTATCAAACGTATCGGTGATAAAAAAGGATTCACCCAATCCTTTACCCGTTCAGCCGACTTCCCTGCCAGCCAGCTTCCCAGCTCTGTAGAGAACAATTTGCTGGATAATAACATTATACCTGGTATTGTGGACGATATTTTCAATAGGGCATTTGCAAACTGGTAA
- a CDS encoding redoxin family protein has product MMKSALYLTCTFLLASFCPIREGQLEPGAPLPKPENKWMDVSGKEISLNSVKGANGLLVIFGANRCPYMLRNQDRLRNICSFAHNNNIGVVMVNSNEANRAEEESLTSMKAYASTQSFQCFYILDKNAELADAFDANHTPECYLFDKKNHLVYKGAIDDSPGNAETVKVQLLHNAISETAAGKSVTVSTSNSLGCNIKRNR; this is encoded by the coding sequence ATGATGAAGTCCGCTCTCTACCTGACCTGTACATTCCTGCTTGCCTCCTTCTGTCCAATAAGGGAAGGCCAGCTTGAACCAGGCGCCCCTTTACCTAAACCTGAAAATAAATGGATGGATGTTTCCGGAAAAGAGATTTCCCTGAACAGTGTAAAAGGAGCCAACGGGCTCCTGGTAATCTTTGGGGCCAACCGCTGTCCCTATATGCTGCGCAATCAGGACCGCCTGCGCAACATCTGTTCCTTCGCCCATAACAACAATATCGGCGTGGTAATGGTCAACTCCAACGAAGCTAACCGTGCAGAGGAAGAATCTTTGACTTCCATGAAAGCCTATGCCTCCACACAGTCTTTTCAATGCTTTTATATCCTGGATAAAAACGCCGAACTGGCCGATGCCTTCGACGCCAACCATACACCCGAGTGTTATTTGTTCGATAAAAAAAATCACCTCGTTTATAAAGGTGCCATCGACGATAGTCCTGGCAATGCAGAAACGGTCAAAGTACAGTTGCTGCACAATGCCATTTCAGAAACCGCCGCCGGTAAATCGGTTACCGTCAGCACTTCCAATAGTTTGGGATGTAATATCAAGAGAAACCGCTGA
- the secG gene encoding preprotein translocase subunit SecG, protein MLIIFGILIILACVLLGFFVLIQNPKGGGLSGSFGGIGNQVIGVRQTTDVLEKGTWILATIIAVLCLTAPFFIGKTSKVSNSAPTAVERAGGGQPIAPAQTAPLPTTPSNNTPAPAPAPAPTTPGK, encoded by the coding sequence ATGTTAATCATTTTTGGTATCCTGATCATATTAGCCTGTGTGCTGCTGGGCTTTTTCGTGCTGATCCAGAACCCTAAAGGAGGCGGTTTGTCCGGTTCTTTTGGAGGTATTGGCAATCAGGTGATCGGGGTGCGTCAGACTACTGACGTTTTGGAAAAAGGTACCTGGATTCTCGCTACAATCATTGCGGTGCTGTGTCTGACAGCTCCTTTCTTTATCGGGAAAACTTCCAAAGTATCTAACAGTGCTCCTACTGCTGTTGAAAGAGCAGGTGGTGGCCAGCCTATCGCTCCGGCCCAAACCGCTCCGCTGCCAACTACGCCGTCCAACAACACACCGGCACCGGCTCCAGCACCGGCACCTACCACTCCAGGCAAATAA
- a CDS encoding (Fe-S)-binding protein → MQIKTMATYAANGETPEILFWVGCAGSFDQRAQKITKAFATILDKTGVQFAILGKEESCTGDPARRAGNEFIFQMMAQNNIQLLNMYGVKKIVTACPHCFNILKNEYPALGGNYEVIHHTTFLQSLIDEGKIRMKEGGAFKGKKITYHDSCYLGRGNNIYEAPRKVLETLDAELVEMKRCRSKGLCCGAGGAQMFKEEEKGNTRINFERGREAVDTGASVIAANCPFCMTMLTDGVKETGKEDEVKVLDIAELIAMNME, encoded by the coding sequence ATGCAGATAAAGACTATGGCAACATATGCCGCCAATGGGGAAACACCGGAAATACTCTTTTGGGTAGGTTGTGCCGGCAGCTTCGATCAGCGCGCGCAAAAGATCACCAAAGCATTTGCCACTATCCTGGATAAAACAGGCGTACAGTTTGCCATCCTCGGCAAAGAAGAAAGCTGTACCGGCGACCCGGCCAGAAGAGCCGGTAATGAATTCATCTTTCAGATGATGGCGCAGAATAATATCCAGCTGCTCAATATGTACGGCGTCAAAAAAATAGTGACCGCCTGCCCCCACTGCTTTAACATTCTCAAAAATGAATATCCCGCACTGGGAGGCAACTATGAAGTCATCCACCACACCACTTTCCTGCAATCACTGATTGATGAAGGAAAGATCAGGATGAAGGAGGGCGGAGCCTTTAAAGGTAAAAAAATCACCTATCACGACTCCTGTTACCTGGGCAGAGGCAATAATATTTATGAAGCACCCCGCAAAGTGCTGGAAACCCTTGATGCAGAACTGGTGGAAATGAAACGCTGCCGCAGTAAAGGGCTGTGTTGTGGTGCCGGTGGTGCACAGATGTTTAAGGAAGAAGAAAAAGGCAACACCCGCATTAATTTTGAGAGAGGCCGGGAAGCTGTAGATACCGGCGCCTCCGTTATCGCCGCCAACTGCCCCTTCTGTATGACCATGCTCACGGATGGTGTAAAGGAGACCGGCAAGGAAGACGAGGTAAAAGTGCTGGATATCGCGGAGCTGATCGCTATGAATATGGAATAA
- a CDS encoding (Fe-S)-binding protein, whose amino-acid sequence MRIVQELLFIIAFSVAVYLFSTKVRQIRRNILLGRDEDLNDHPDLRWKNVLLLAFGQKKMFRNPMVAVLHFFVYAGFIIINLEILEIILDGILGTHRVFVSVLGSLYPVLIGAFEVLAVLVILGCAIFLIRRNILKLRRFISKDLDGWPRSDANYILITEIVLMTLFLTMNTADQQMQLRGSAHYVTTGPFLITGSLAPLFSGLSDGTLVGLERGGWWLHILGVLAFLNYLPYSKHLHIILAFPNAYFASLEPMGEMENMPAVQREVQLMLQPELAASEPAPEGIPKFGAKDVSDLSWKNLLDAYSCTECGRCSAACPANLTGKTLSPRKIMMDTRDRLEEVGRNINANGTFTDDGKTLLRNYITEEELRACTTCNACVQECPVSISPLDIILQLRRHLVMEESSAPTEWTGMFSNIENNMAPWKFSMDDRDKWAEEMNQ is encoded by the coding sequence ATGCGAATAGTACAAGAGTTGCTGTTTATTATTGCCTTTAGTGTGGCAGTATACCTATTTTCCACGAAAGTGCGCCAGATAAGGCGGAATATCCTGCTGGGGCGCGATGAAGACCTCAATGACCACCCTGATCTGCGTTGGAAAAATGTTCTGTTACTGGCCTTCGGCCAGAAAAAAATGTTCCGTAACCCGATGGTGGCCGTGCTACACTTTTTCGTGTATGCCGGTTTTATTATCATCAATCTGGAGATCCTGGAGATCATCCTTGATGGGATACTGGGCACCCATCGTGTATTCGTTTCCGTATTGGGATCACTTTATCCCGTACTGATCGGAGCTTTTGAAGTATTGGCCGTACTAGTGATCCTGGGATGTGCCATCTTCCTGATACGCAGAAATATCCTGAAGCTCAGACGCTTTATCAGCAAGGACCTCGACGGATGGCCGCGTTCGGACGCCAACTACATCCTTATTACAGAGATCGTGCTCATGACGCTGTTCCTCACGATGAACACGGCAGATCAGCAGATGCAGCTGAGAGGCAGCGCACATTATGTTACCACCGGCCCTTTCCTGATCACCGGAAGCCTTGCCCCCCTGTTCAGCGGACTGTCCGACGGCACACTGGTTGGACTGGAGCGTGGTGGCTGGTGGCTGCACATACTGGGCGTGCTGGCCTTCCTCAACTATCTTCCCTATTCCAAACACCTGCATATCATACTGGCATTTCCCAATGCCTATTTCGCCAGCCTGGAGCCTATGGGCGAGATGGAAAATATGCCGGCTGTTCAACGGGAAGTACAGCTGATGCTGCAGCCCGAACTGGCTGCCAGCGAACCAGCCCCCGAAGGCATCCCCAAATTCGGCGCCAAAGACGTGTCTGACCTCTCCTGGAAAAACCTCCTGGACGCCTACTCCTGCACCGAATGCGGACGATGCAGCGCAGCCTGCCCGGCCAACCTGACCGGAAAAACGCTGTCTCCCCGTAAAATCATGATGGACACCCGCGACCGCCTCGAGGAAGTAGGCCGTAACATCAATGCCAACGGCACTTTCACGGATGACGGCAAAACATTGCTGCGCAACTACATCACCGAAGAAGAGCTGCGTGCCTGCACCACCTGCAACGCCTGCGTACAGGAATGTCCCGTGAGTATCAGCCCGCTCGATATCATCCTTCAGCTGCGCCGCCATCTGGTAATGGAAGAATCCAGCGCACCCACTGAATGGACCGGTATGTTCAGCAACATAGAAAATAATATGGCCCCCTGGAAGTTCAGCATGGATGACCGCGACAAATGGGCCGAAGAAATGAATCAATAA
- the mltG gene encoding endolytic transglycosylase MltG translates to MAKKRKPTNVWLKRSLLIAGCLLAGILVYISYRVFGPNTKAFGDSKYFYVRTGSTYRDVLDGLEDQGIVRNRNSFDWVAKELGYPSRVKAGRYKISHGMSNFTIAKMLRSGKQSPVTLVINKLRTKDDLIKKVSTSLEADSNALRALLNDQVYLRQFNLDTNSAMCAVVPNTYEFYWNTNAETVFKKLEKEREEFWTEARKNKASALGLTPVQVTVLASIVDEESNKADEKPLIASVYLNRFRKGMRLQADPTVKFALQDFGLKRIREGHTQYDSPYNTYRYNGLPPGPICTPMKKTMDAVLNTPETDYLYFCARSDFSGYHAFAATYAEHLINAKKYQAELNKRGF, encoded by the coding sequence ATGGCAAAAAAGAGAAAACCTACCAACGTATGGCTTAAACGCAGCCTGTTAATAGCTGGCTGTCTGCTCGCCGGCATCCTTGTATACATATCCTACCGTGTATTCGGCCCTAATACCAAAGCCTTCGGCGATTCCAAATATTTCTACGTACGCACCGGCAGCACCTACCGCGATGTGCTCGACGGACTGGAAGATCAGGGAATTGTACGCAACCGCAACAGCTTTGACTGGGTGGCAAAAGAACTGGGATATCCTTCCCGCGTAAAAGCAGGCCGCTATAAAATCAGCCATGGTATGAGCAACTTTACCATCGCGAAAATGCTCCGTTCCGGCAAACAATCCCCCGTAACACTCGTCATCAATAAACTGCGCACCAAGGATGATCTGATCAAAAAAGTCAGTACCAGCCTGGAAGCCGATTCCAATGCGCTCCGCGCCCTGCTCAACGACCAGGTATATCTCCGCCAGTTCAATCTTGACACCAATAGCGCCATGTGCGCCGTTGTGCCCAATACATACGAATTTTACTGGAACACCAACGCAGAAACCGTCTTCAAAAAACTGGAAAAAGAAAGAGAAGAGTTCTGGACAGAAGCCCGTAAAAACAAAGCCAGCGCCCTTGGCCTGACTCCCGTACAGGTAACCGTGCTCGCCTCTATTGTAGATGAAGAATCCAATAAAGCCGATGAAAAACCACTGATTGCCAGCGTATACCTCAACCGCTTCCGCAAAGGCATGCGCCTGCAGGCAGATCCAACGGTGAAATTCGCCCTCCAGGACTTCGGCTTGAAAAGAATACGCGAAGGACATACTCAGTACGATTCTCCGTATAACACTTACCGTTATAACGGTCTGCCACCCGGCCCTATCTGTACGCCCATGAAAAAAACAATGGACGCAGTATTAAATACGCCGGAAACAGATTATTTGTACTTTTGCGCCAGATCCGACTTCTCGGGCTACCATGCTTTTGCTGCTACCTATGCGGAACACCTGATAAATGCAAAAAAATATCAGGCTGAGCTGAATAAAAGAGGCTTCTAA